AAGTATACAATTTTCTTGAATTTGCCAGCATGATGTATGTCCAGGTGGATCTTTAAGACAGGATTGATATAAGAAAATATCGCATATTATAATTGTTAGAGCAGGATTGCAAGCATCTTCTTTTTCTTTTGTCTCTTTTGATTTTCCAAAGATTTCCTCTCTTTCACTTTGGCAATTTATCAGAAATATTAAGAACAGAATTGTAAAAAAATTTCCTAATGTTATCATACTTTTATACATCTTTTTCATTTAGTTTGAATATGGTTCTTGAACAATATCTCATATTCATTTCCTTTTTTTAGTTTTCATATTTATTTATAGATTTATTTAACATTGTTTAAGATAATTTTTTTTTGGTAAATTTTGATTATATTGCTTCGTTTATCATAGTGAGGAGAAATTTAATTTTTCAAACTAATGAAAATATTTAACAAATTTTATCTTGAATTTTATTTTTATGATTAGAGGAATTTGCATTTCTTGCGCATAACGAACTAGGGTTACTGAAGTTGTCCGACCCTGAGTCCCGACTGGGACGTTAGGGACTGGCACGTAGCTTGCGTATGCGAGCGAGTGACAGGAGGACAATTTGGCGCAGCCCAAGCGAGGGCTTGTCCCGAAGCGAAGCAGTAAGCCGCTGTTATACGAAGTCGCAAAGTTAGAGTTAAAATTTAAATAAAAACAGATGGGGAGATTTTGAACTTTTCTGCTAATGCTTTAATTTGTCTAACGTTCAGTTCTCTTTTTCCGTTTAGAATTTCGGAAACAACACCTTGACTACCCAAAATATTTAAATCTTTTTGAGTTAAGTTGTTTTCTTCCATAAGAAACTTTAAGACTTCGATTGGTTCAGCATTTGGTTGTATAAAGTGATCATTTTCATATTCTTCAATCAAATTTCCAACGGTTTCTAAAAGCGGAGCTAATTGGTGTTTTTCGTTATTTCCAACTTCATCAATCAATTCATCTAAAATTTTAACTAATTTTCGATACTGTTTATCTGTATGAGGAACAGAGAGAATATCTTTAACATCATTCCAAACATTCTTAACTTTTTCAATTTCTAGAATCATATATTCTCCTTTTTCCATTTTCCTTTGTCATATTCGGTATGAGTTAGAATATTTCTGATAAAGACTTTTTGCCTGTTAAAATGGATTGCCACAATTAATCTAAAGTGGTTTCCACTAATATTGAAAACAGTAAATTTACCAACTTGATCAACCGAATTAAAAATCGTCCTTAATTCATTAAAATCTTTAAAATTGATATTTTTAACTAATTTATACCAGCTTTTAAGTGAAGATTCAGAATTTGGATGTTTAGTGATGAAATCATCTAATTTCTTCCAGCTGATAACGTGCACAGCTACCATCATTATCTCAAAATGAGATATGTCAAATCGTTTTTTTATCGTATTCAGTGATAGGTTTTTGCGATTTCGTATAACGAACTAGACTAACCGACGTAGGCTGGCCCTGAGTCCCGACGGGACGTTAGGGACTGGAACGACGCTTGCGCAAGCAAGAGGAGTGCCAGAAGCCTATGTGCCGCAGGCCGAGCGAGGCCGGAAGTGCCGAAGCGAAGTGGTTAGCGGAAGTTAACCGAAGTCGCCAAATTGAAATTAGGACTTCGGAATTTAGATTTCGGTGTTGAATAGAGTAATTTAGAATTTAATTGGAATCAAATGAATATAGTTTATCTCTATAAATATCATTTACAAAGTTATCAGGTACGTTTTGATTAGTGATATAACTTCTTTGAGTAAATGGCATAGCAAAAATTAAAAGGAGTTGTCTTACTTCTACTACATCATTTTCGTAAGAATACCTTTTGATTTCCTTTCCTTGACTAAAAGCAATAAATTCAGTTTTTCCATTAAATTCGGCGAAAAGCGGAAATAAGCCGGCAGTTATAACATGAAGAGTAGTTGTTATAAAAAAAGCACTATTCGGTTTTACTCTACTGGTTACTTCAATATTTACTAAATTTTTATTATTAACCTTGCTTAAGTCGTCTAGTCCATCTACATATACATTGAATTTGCTTATACATTTACATCCAGCGATAATGTCGGTAAATGCTTGTTTATTTGCTTTATGAACAGCTTCTGAAACTGGAAATTTTTCACCTATCGCGTTGAAACTTTTATAGAATAAAACAAAATCTACATTAGATATTTTCTTCTCTATTTTAGCGGGATTATATGCGGGTATTTCTTTCTTTAAGTAAGTGATACATTGATTAAGTGTACTAATAAGTAGTATTGTCATTGCGAATTTTAAAAATTTCATTTGTTACCTTAAAACGTTTGAATAGATTTAGTAAAAATTTACGAATATTGGCAGTTGGTCAAGATTTAAAAAACTGTTTGTATTTAATTAATTATTGGCGATTTCGGTTAACGAATTAGGGGAGACGACGTTCCCTGACCCTGAGTCCCTGAAAGGGACGTTAGGGATTGGCACGACGCTTGCGTAAGCAAGAGAAGTGACAAAAGCCTATGTGTCGCAGACCGAGCGAGGGCGGAAGTCCCGAAGCGAAGCGGTTAGTCGCTGTTATGCGAAGTTTTCGGTGTCTTTTAATAATCTGTCCATTTTTTCGTATTTCGAGTATATATGGCGGTGCCATTTTTGCAATGGGAAAATAAGTTGTAGATAAATTTACTATTTAAAAACGAGTGATTTAAAAGTAATGTTCGAGTGTCTTTGTAGGCATCGTGTTCACCTCGACGGACGAAGAAGAGGCCATGAGCATTGGAAACGAGAAGATAGTATACAGTGTATCCATATCCAATTCCTTTTAATTTATTTGCGGGAATATGATATTTGATAAAATTTTTGTATTCAAATGAATATCTACCTGCAACATGCTTCACTTTAATTTGTACTCTTGTTTTCGATCTACTTTCCTCAAGTAGAGTAAAAAGGGTATTTCCTATAGTAATAACTCCAGGCAGAGAGAATTTGGAAGTTCGAAAGAACCTGTCTACATCGTGTCCGATAGGGTCAAAGCGAATAGAGTTATGCCTTGTATTGTCTCCTTCTATAGTCACATGTCCTAAATTCAGAGATGGACTTAAATTCATAATCATATCATTATATGCTTGAGTCCGTTCCTCTTGTGAAAGATTAAAATGTAGATTACTTTGTATTAATTTACCGAGTTCATCAGCTATTGCATGCATCCGAGCCAAGGAAAAATCCATATAATCTTCAAGTATATCAAAGTAACATTTCACGGGTAGATTAATGCGAGTTTCATTAATGCTGGGAGATGATTCAAAGTTGGTTTCTTCGATGTAAGATAAGTCCCTTTCAGAGACAATGAATGAGTTAGTTGTAGCTACAATATTTGATGCAATTTGTATTAGTTCAAAGACGTGCGATGGAATTCCATCTGTATCATCAAATTTGTATACATACCACAATTCATCACCTATATTTTTGATAAGAAATAGATTGGTAAGATCTATATTTTGGCGGTGAGCATGAAAATAGAGTCGTGATTCAATTTTTGTTAGAAATGTATTGTAACGTTGTAAGAGTTCTACTTTTCGGATTTGATTTGGTGAAATTTCTGAAATTTTAGTTTTCAGCAAAGTTGAATTTGATATATCGAAGCTTATTGATAGTAATTTCATGTTGTTAGTTAAGAAAATTTCGCATAACGAACTAGACTAACCGACGTAGGCTGGCCCTGAGTCCCGGAAGGGACGTTAGGGATTGGCACGACGCTTGCGCAAGCAAGAGGAGTGACAAAAGCCTATGTGTCGGAGACCGAGCGAGGGCGCAAGTCCCGAAGCGAAGCGGTTAGTCGCTGTTATGCGAAGCGAGCTTTTAATTAATTGCTCGTCCGTCTGTTCCTTTGGGTATTTTCATGACTTTTTTACTTTCTTCATCGTGTTCGATGACTATGATAATTAAAATTCCCGATTCCATTTTCAATGCTTTCCACAAATCAGTATAAGGTTCAATTTCATCAAAATTACCTATTCTATCGGTTAAGTATTGATATAATTTTCTAGATGGTAGAACTAAAACTCCTGCATCTAATATGCCTTTAATTAAACCAAGAGCCATTTTATTTAATGCTCGGTGAGTAGAGGAGATATTTCCTGTTTCCCATTCAATTGCAATTTTTCGGTTATTTGTTTCTAACAGTAAGTCAAGGTTGCCAGGTTTTTTTCGTGAAGCAATATCGAGTGGTTTTTCTGCTTCCCAACCTTTTACGACTAATCTTTTTACGAAGCTGTCTTTTATAGGTTTTACGCCATTGCCTTCGCCTCTTTTTTTGCCACTCTCTGGATAGATAGTAAATTTCCCACTTCCAGGTGGCCAATCGACTTCCTTTACTTCAGCGACAATTCCATCTTTCAAAATTTTCCAGTCGGTAGATTTTGAATAATCTCCCTTTTCAATTAAGGATTCTATGTGAACAACTTTCAATTTATTCTTCTACGTGGTCTGTATTCTTATGTGTATGAATATCATCGGATTCTAAACGGTCTTTTATATCGTCTGCATAATCTATTTCAATTCCGATCCAGTGACGATGCTTATTTTCACAAGAAATATATGTGGTTCCACTTCCGCCAAAAGGATCTAAGACGATATCGCCTGGTAATGTACTCATTTCAATAATTCTATCAGTTATTTTTGTAGAGAGTGCATTTGCTTTCCTATTTTCTGATTTAAATTTTCTGTGCCGTACAGGAGGAACATCAGTCCAGACATCTTTTAAGTTTACACCAAGAGGGTTCATTGCTTTTCTATGACCACCATAGTCTTTTATTTCTCGATGGCAATGTCTGCATAATTCAATAGGTGTTCTAATTTTCCTGAAAGTTTTAGGTTTTCCTTTTGTATAGTAAAGCAGGCTATAATGGCTTGGATAAAGTCTACCTTGAATTGGAAGAAGCATATTTAACTCTATTGCTATCCAATGTCTGAATTCCATACCTAGTTCATTCAAATAAGAACCAAGTAGGATATTCCATTTGGGAAGGTTATATAGGAATAATGCTCCTCCTGGTTTTATAACACGAACACATTCCCGAATCCATTGTTTTGACCATTCCAGGTACTCGTGATCTGGTCTTTTGTCATCAGTACTTTTTCTGTATACTTTTCCTATGTTGAAAGGAGGATCTGCAAAAACTGTGTCTATTGAATTTTCTTTTAGTTTAGGCAGGACTTTCATACAATCCTGGTCAAATAAGGTTCCTAAGTTCGACTCAAAATAAGGCTTG
This genomic stretch from Leptospira congkakensis harbors:
- a CDS encoding helix-turn-helix domain-containing protein: MILEIEKVKNVWNDVKDILSVPHTDKQYRKLVKILDELIDEVGNNEKHQLAPLLETVGNLIEEYENDHFIQPNAEPIEVLKFLMEENNLTQKDLNILGSQGVVSEILNGKRELNVRQIKALAEKFKISPSVFI
- a CDS encoding DNA-methyltransferase, encoding MKVLPKLKENSIDTVFADPPFNIGKVYRKSTDDKRPDHEYLEWSKQWIRECVRVIKPGGALFLYNLPKWNILLGSYLNELGMEFRHWIAIELNMLLPIQGRLYPSHYSLLYYTKGKPKTFRKIRTPIELCRHCHREIKDYGGHRKAMNPLGVNLKDVWTDVPPVRHRKFKSENRKANALSTKITDRIIEMSTLPGDIVLDPFGGSGTTYISCENKHRHWIGIEIDYADDIKDRLESDDIHTHKNTDHVEE
- a CDS encoding type II toxin-antitoxin system HigB family toxin, coding for MHVISWKKLDDFITKHPNSESSLKSWYKLVKNINFKDFNELRTIFNSVDQVGKFTVFNISGNHFRLIVAIHFNRQKVFIRNILTHTEYDKGKWKKENI